GTGTTTATCGGCGATTATTGTGCCGTCACGATCAAGAAGTATATAATCCCCCATCATTCTTCTCCAAAAGAAAAGCTCAAATCTTCACGTATGAAAATTTGAGCTTTTTTAGTTTCATTTATAAGAATCCGAGCGGTTTAGTTACAGCTTCTGGACATTGGTAAGCTTAACTTGTTGCATAGCTCAGTCTTAGCCAATTTTTTTGTTGGCAAATTTAAGCATTTTTTCAGCTTCAGCAAAATTGGGATTAATTTTGATTGCTCTTTTGGCTGATTCAGCCATTTTATCCCATTTTTTCCAGTCGTAATACAGACGCCCGCAGTTAAAGAAGAGATATTCATCTTTATCGTTTAACTGTAAGGCCTTGAGATAATACTTTTCTGCTGTTGCAAAATCCTGCATTTTGCGAAGAACGATTCCGATACGATTGTATAGGAATATTGCATTCGGATCATGTGCAAGTGCATCTTCAAGATAACTAAGAGCTTCTTCGTAAAGACCTGCCTTAATGAACTTGTCAGCAATTTCGGCGCGAAGTTCTGTGTCATCTTTGAATTCACGGATAAGCTGGTTAAATAGAATGTGAGCTTCTGGAACATCACCTTTTTCTATTAAGCTTTGTCCTTGATCAAGGCTTTCTCTTTTTCGTTTCTCCATTGCCTTCAGGAGATCCTGAGCATTAGCGCTGACTTTTTCCTGCAACTCTTTTAAGAGTTCCCGCAGAATTTCCATCAGAGCTTTTTCTTCACCGTGCGTATAATTGATGATCAGCGGGTAATCTTCCCGAAGTTTTTTATCACCATTTAAAATATGTACGGTGCTGTCGAGCAGTTCTTGAAACTCTTCACGTTCAGACTTCATAAGCGAACCACGGAGCATAATAACAACTGCATCGTATACAGCCTGAACAGCAGGCATGGCCTTTTTTTGTTTTAAAAGGCTTGATACACCAGCCAGCTTTTTTCTGGCGTTAGTAAGTTCACCGGACATATTGTTCTCCGAAGTAATGTTTTAGGAGAGAGTTATTTACCGATAGCTTCTTTTACAAGATTGCGGAATCTTGCGAAGAAATACTCACTGTCACGAGGACCTGGAGCTGCTTCCGG
This sequence is a window from Desulfovibrio sp. UCD-KL4C. Protein-coding genes within it:
- a CDS encoding tetratricopeptide repeat protein, yielding MSGELTNARKKLAGVSSLLKQKKAMPAVQAVYDAVVIMLRGSLMKSEREEFQELLDSTVHILNGDKKLREDYPLIINYTHGEEKALMEILRELLKELQEKVSANAQDLLKAMEKRKRESLDQGQSLIEKGDVPEAHILFNQLIREFKDDTELRAEIADKFIKAGLYEEALSYLEDALAHDPNAIFLYNRIGIVLRKMQDFATAEKYYLKALQLNDKDEYLFFNCGRLYYDWKKWDKMAESAKRAIKINPNFAEAEKMLKFANKKIG